Proteins from a single region of Segatella copri:
- a CDS encoding RagB/SusD family nutrient uptake outer membrane protein, producing MKKILYSVALAACCMGTMTSCSDFLDASNKSNVTAKQSFATKEGLNNLVNDAYQHLQNVYAAPLFTSCFSAGTDMYADARNKMNEALNTYETLTPENTDIKNLYTYLYSGIRAANSVSYYAQTAQVDEKTKGQLVGEARVLAAYEYYLLVNNFGGVPIMKDFLTTADTGYPKSSAADVYAYIISELEDVISKNVLQASTATKGGGRISQETAKAILAKTYLSAAWDLNKQEYFSKAAALADEVIAGRKLTTPFAKLWKADGSGDDNEEFLWDVEYDLATANNTTSGGTEWSGYYCNYLGGNEDNIKATTSSYVPTLYALHCFKKGDQRYDATFMKELPDINKGNAAGTGYWTWYKNGESLVGKPVTRYYSAWYETDADFEAWKAIDPANRANTYRIPMDSQSKEAQNMDGRDMEYYDNQQLVYGSSPCKKFDDSKTAKTEKNTCYRDIHIITLPEMYLVAAEAYLKAGVNDKALARLNEVHQRAGLSALTGTITIDDILDENACENFGNEARWMDLRRTQTLVTRCTKYNHEMGDKAAQYIGKKLLRPIPQAAIDANDQLTLADQNPGY from the coding sequence ATGAAAAAGATATTATATAGCGTAGCATTGGCGGCCTGCTGCATGGGAACCATGACAAGTTGCAGCGACTTCCTGGATGCGAGCAACAAGTCGAATGTAACTGCTAAACAGAGTTTTGCGACAAAAGAGGGATTAAACAACCTCGTCAATGATGCCTATCAGCATCTGCAAAACGTTTATGCAGCTCCTCTGTTCACTAGCTGTTTCTCAGCAGGTACAGACATGTATGCCGATGCCCGTAACAAGATGAACGAGGCATTGAACACTTACGAGACCTTGACTCCAGAAAATACGGATATCAAGAATCTCTATACTTACCTCTATTCAGGTATACGTGCAGCCAACTCCGTGTCATATTATGCACAGACAGCCCAAGTTGATGAAAAGACTAAGGGGCAGCTTGTAGGCGAAGCCCGTGTATTGGCTGCTTACGAGTATTATCTCCTGGTAAACAACTTCGGTGGTGTTCCTATCATGAAGGACTTCCTCACCACAGCAGACACAGGATATCCTAAGTCTTCTGCTGCAGATGTATATGCCTATATCATCAGCGAGCTCGAAGATGTTATCAGTAAGAATGTGCTCCAAGCTTCTACAGCTACCAAGGGTGGCGGCAGAATCAGCCAGGAAACAGCCAAGGCGATCCTTGCCAAGACCTACCTTTCTGCAGCATGGGACCTCAACAAGCAGGAATACTTCTCCAAGGCTGCAGCTCTTGCCGATGAGGTGATTGCAGGCAGAAAACTGACTACCCCATTTGCCAAGCTCTGGAAGGCAGACGGATCGGGCGATGACAACGAAGAGTTCCTTTGGGATGTGGAATATGATTTGGCTACAGCCAACAATACAACATCAGGTGGTACAGAATGGAGCGGTTACTACTGCAACTATCTGGGTGGAAACGAGGATAACATCAAGGCTACAACCTCCAGCTATGTACCAACCCTCTATGCCTTGCATTGTTTCAAGAAGGGAGACCAGCGTTACGATGCTACCTTCATGAAGGAATTGCCAGATATAAACAAAGGAAATGCTGCAGGTACCGGTTACTGGACCTGGTACAAGAATGGTGAGAGTCTGGTAGGTAAGCCAGTAACCCGTTACTATTCTGCGTGGTATGAAACTGATGCCGACTTTGAAGCATGGAAGGCTATAGATCCAGCCAACAGAGCAAACACCTATCGCATTCCGATGGATTCACAGAGCAAGGAAGCCCAGAATATGGACGGCAGAGATATGGAATATTACGATAATCAGCAACTGGTATATGGTTCCAGTCCATGCAAGAAGTTTGACGACAGCAAGACTGCTAAGACAGAGAAGAACACCTGCTATCGCGACATCCATATCATCACTTTGCCAGAGATGTATCTCGTAGCAGCTGAGGCTTATCTGAAGGCTGGTGTTAATGATAAGGCATTAGCACGACTCAATGAGGTTCACCAGCGCGCTGGTCTTTCTGCACTTACAGGAACTATCACTATCGATGACATCCTTGATGAGAATGCATGCGAGAACTTCGGTAATGAGGCACGCTGGATGGATCTTCGAAGAACACAGACCCTGGTAACACGTTGCACCAAGTATAACCATGAGATGGGAGACAAGGCTGCCCAGTATATCGGCAAGAAGCTTCTTCGCCCTATCCCACAGGCTGCAATTGATGCCAATGACCAACTGACATTAGCCGACCAGAATCCTGGTTACTAA